The DNA region TCTGGCCACCCTTCCAGCTGGAAAAAAAGGCGCTATAATTCACCTGCGTAACACCCATGGTAATCCCCAATATGGAACAGCCTCAACAGTTAGAAAAGAAACAGCAATTACTATTGGTAAAATGATTCGAGATGGATATCCTGCCACTGAAATCTTGGGTGCAGCTTTTAAAGAAGTTGCCATAGATTCAGGGGAAAAATATGGTGGAGGAGGAGATAACCTTGTATCTTCCTTAACCACTGGTGACATGTTCACCCCTGAAACCCTCAACACCACAGGTTTTCCCATGGACGCTGAGTATTCTAAAAAATGCCCTGAATGTGGCTGGAGTGTTGCGTTTCCTGAAGCAGAAAACTATCAAACTTGTCCCTATGACGGGACCACGTTAAAGACCATTTATGCCTATGATGCCATGGTAGATGCCATTACTGTGACTAACAATGAAACTAACATTTATGTCTATGGAACAGATGCAGCCGGTGTCAGTGAAACCACTGATGAAATTGTTACCTATTCCGTTAACAAAAACGGTTTTAACGCTGTTACAATTGCCAGTGCTATTAACAAAGCCATAGACAACGGTAACCTTGTTGGAGTGAATTATATCGAACCTAAAGACATTAACATCGTGGAAAGTACCCGAGCAGTTGGTGTCTATTACAAACCTCTTGCTAATCACCGAACATCTCCTGCCTGGGATTTACCCATCAGTTCATCCGTACTGGACATTGTAGGGAGTATACAAACTGCAATTGGACTAATACTTATCATTCTAGTTTTATTCCGCAGTACTCTAATCAGCTCCTTCCTTAAAAAAAGGCGGTAATTAATTGACCCTGATACTTGTTCGTGCCGAAAACCAGGCAAAAATTCTTAACAGCCTTGCAGATATTGAAAGACACGCTGAACTTAAGATCAACGGAAAACCAAGAATCATTGATTCAAAAATAGCGGATAAATATGTTCAAAGGATAATTAAAGACAAATTACGATCAAAATCTAAAATTGCAGCCCTCATATCTGTTGAAGATGATGCAACGCGTAGTATTGTTAGGATAAGAAAAATACACCCCCCAGCACACATCATGGTTATAAGTAAAGAATATCCTGAGTGGAAAGATTTAAAAAAGATCTATAGCACTCTCCCACTGCTCAAAGGATATTATTCTGGAAAAAAAAGTAAAAATTCGCCTAAAAAAAAGTAAAAAAATGATAAAAAACCGATAATACACATTACTATCCACTTTTTATCTTATAACAAGTTCCATTTACATGAAATGATGTTTCTAACCTTTTTTTATCCTGGCTATATCTCCAATAGTGGCTTTCCTCATATTAGAACCGCTTAAATCATCAAGTTGCGCTTCTTCGGTTTTTTCCAAAAGAGTAACCTTTAATGTTTTCTCCAGTTTCCGTGCCAGTTTCAGATCAGGAACCATCTTCCCAGATTCAAGACGATGTATCACTGAAACCTTTTCATATATTTTTTCACCAAGATCCTCACGGGACCATCCCTTTTTCTCTCGGGCCTCTCTGATCACTCTCTGAAAATCCTCAATAACTTCATGTGTTGGTTCCCGAGGTCTGAATGATCGTCTTCTGCCAGCTGGAGCACGTCCACCCGGACCACGCTGGGGTCGGGGAGGTTCTCGTTGTATTTTACCAAACTTAGAACATTCATTGCAGGTTAACATTATAGAATTCTCTATTTTTGTTCGCACTGGTTTTCCAATAACCTTCTTTCCGCATATCTCACATCTCATGATGATCCCTTTAGTTTTAATGGTATATAATTAGACACCTCAATACTTAAATATTATTAGAGAAATAAAATGCAACAAATAATATCAATATAACCTGATATTATTTTTCTCCACAAATCTATGAGGAGTGTATTTGTAAGATGGAAAAAACATCCCAAAATATCTTAAAAAAGATAGAAGACCTTAAAAAGGAGATAAAAATCCTCAAAGAGGATAATGCCAAAACCAAAAGGAATTTAATGTGGAAGGTTAGGAAACTGGAAAAAGACAAACTTCTCATTGAAAATGAGAAGATGAGACTGGATCGTGAAGTTAAATCCCTCAGGGGAGAAATTGAAAGGTTCAGATCACCACCACTGGTAATTGCCACTGTAACTGAAGTTCTAGATGAAGGAAAAGTAGTGGTGAAAAGCAGTACCGGACCCCACTTTGTAATTGGCTATTCACGTTTCTTAGATGAAAATACACTGGAACCAGGAGCCAGAGTAGCTCTTAACCAGCAAACATTTAGCATTGTAAGTGTTTTACCGTCAGAAAAAGACCCACTAGTTACTGGTATGGAAGTTGAAGAGAAGCCAGAAGTAAGTTATGGACAGATAGGTGGGCTTGAAGAACAGATAGTGGAAATTAAAGAGACCGTCGAACTTCCACTTAAAAAACCAGAACTATTTGTAGAGATAGGAATTGAACCACCAAAAGGAGTTCTTTTATACGGGCCTCCAGGAACTGGTAAAACATTACTGGCCAAAGCAGTGGCCCATGAAACCAATGCCACATTCATTAAGATTGTGGCATCTGAATTCGTTAAAAAATACATTGGAGAAGGTGCCAGGCTGGTGCGTGGCGTTTTCGAACTGGCCAAGGAAAAAGCTCCCAGTATAATCTTTATCGATGAAATCGATGCCATTGCCGCCAAAAGACTGAAAAGTTCCACCAGTGGTGACCGTGAAGTTCAAAGAACCCTTATGCAACTTTTAGCAGAGATGGATGGGTTTGAAGGAAGGGGAGATGTGGGAATAGTTGCAGCCACCAACCGACCCGACATCCTAGACCCAGCACTATTACGGCCTGGACGATTCGACCGTTTCATTGAAGTACCCATACCTAATGAAGATGGTAGGAGAGAGATCCTCAAGATCCACACTAAAAACATGAACCTGGATGAAGATGTGGACATAGATCTGGTATCCAGCCTTAGTGAAGGTGCTTCTGGAGCAGATCTTAAAGCCATATGTACTGAAGCAGGTATGTTTGCAATAAGGGAAGAAAAACCTATTGTAGGTATGAACGACTTCCTGGACGCTGTTGATAAGATCATCGGCATGGAACGCGACGAAGAAATACGTAAAGAAGCTGGAGTGATGTACGGATGATCTAGTTTTAAACTAGATTTATCTTTTCATTTTTTTTAGAGGATTTTATCCGGCTATTTTATTATTAAAAGAATTTAATTCAATTTTAATATTGATTATAGAACAGTTTCCTTTTATTGTCCCATCTAAGTTCTTTCAGAGCAGATACCCCCCCTGTTGTTTATTTTTTCTATCTTAAGTTAAGTATACTCACCACAAAATTTTTGGATTCATCACGTAAGTGATTGTGGTATTTTTTTTATGATATTATTAATAATATTGGTGATAATGATAGCCCCTTCTTTAAATATGACCTTCTCTGCAAAAAAGAAGTGTTTTAAAAGGGTCCCAAAAGTTTAAATGACGGATCAGTTCAATGATTATTTAATAGTATCCAATTGGTATTTTTTTTATATCCATATTGGGGGGAGGATTGAACATGTCAAAAATCAAAATTGGTTTATTAATAATTTTTGTATGTGCAGTGGTGGCTGTATCAGGATGTATGGCATCTCCACTTAAACTTGTTATAAGTTATCCTGGTAGTTGGAATGGTACCATAACCACTGACTCTTCAGGAACCCAGAACATAGAAGGTACCGGTGATGAAACCATTGAACTGGGTAGTATGACTGGTGGTTTAACAGTTCATGTTGAAAAACAAGAACCCAGTAACGATACACTGAAACTTTCTTTAATTAGAGGAGATGAAACTATTCAAGAGGGAAGTAGTGCCGTTGAATCTACAGGTGGAGAATTAGATGATGCATGGATCAGCGTCTATTTAACTCCTTAAACCATTAAAACGAGTAAATACACTAATGAGTACTTTTAGTACTCTACTTACTTATTTTTTATCAGAGTTTCTGATTTAGTATGAAGATCATGCAATCAAAATTTTTTTCTATTTAAGTTTATAATTTCCACGTTAATTAAGGATTAATAATGTAATTTTACATTTATCATGACAAAAATAGAAATAAAAACGTATATATAGTCACTAGACAAAAAATTGAGAATAATTATCGTTAAAGATGGGAAAAAACTGGCTTCACAAAGTACTACTACTCCACATGGAGAGGCTACTGCATTCGCCGTAGGGTTCAAAACCTTCATTATTAATTATTTAAAAAAATTTTACGATATTATTAATTGGATGGGAAAATTATTCTTTTAAGTCCATTCCCATAATAAGAGGGGGATAAATATAGAAAAAAAGATTTCAAATAGATTTTTGGCAGCCATGTCTCTAATTTTAATTCTTTTTTTGAGTTTTAGCCATGTTTCAGCAGCGCAATGGAATGTTGGGGCTGAACAGAATTACAACAACGTCCAAGATGCTGTAGATAATATAAATACCACTGATGGAGATGTTATAAACGTTTTTAATGGAAATATGAAGAAGACGTTGTAATAAATAAAAATTTGACCATTAAAGTTAACAATAATGATACCGATGAAACAAAACCAGTAGACGTAGGTTTCAATGTGGTGAACGATAAATCAAATAATATCTGCCTTTCATGAATTGATAGACAAAATAAACAGGGATAATCCAAGCCACACCGACGCCCGTTACAACTGGTTCGGAACCAATAACGACCCAGGAAGCAGTAAATTCTTACCATGGAATGGAACCATCAACTACGACCCCTGGCTGATTTTAAGTATACACGCCAACCCATACACCATACACGTGGGTGGAAAATCGGTTATAACCGCCGATGTATACCGTGATTCAGCCGGAGGTGACCACAGTGCAAGTGCGGCTAACTACTTCAGCGGACCGAAGGTAACCTTCACCACCAACCAGAGTAACATTGGAAGCAAAATAATCACGGTGGACTGGATCAACGGTCTGGCCACCGCGATCCTAAGAGGAGATGAAAGACCTGGCATCGCCAAGGTAACTGGCTCAGACTACCAGACAGGGCAAACCTTCGTAACCACACTGGGAGAACCTGAACCAGTAAATTTAGATGTCATAGATATGGAAGATGCAGGGACACCTATAAGCTACCTATTAATGGCTTTAGTACTGCTTTTAGGTGGAATAATACTTTCAAATAGGAAATAAACCCTATTTTTCTTTTTTGAAAAATAAATAGGTGATCGTATATGAATAAATCAGGTTATTATGAAGATAAAATTTGTATTGTAACGGGAGGAAACTCCGGAATAGGTTATGCACTGTGTGAAGAACTCCTGAAAAGAGGGGCAGTTGTTTACATGGCCGGGCGTAATCCGAAAAAGGTTGAAAAAGCTGCAAAACAGCTCTCAAAATACAGTGCCCGTGTCAACACCATCATTGTGGACGTGACAGTTCCTGAACAGGTGCAGGAAGCCATCGAGGATACAGCTGCCGAAGCAGGTAGGCTGGACTTCTTATTTAACAACGCAGGAATCGGAGGTACCATGCCATTTGAGACAGCTACCCTGGATGACTTGAAAAAAATCGTTGATGTCAACCTTTGGAGCGTTATCTACGGAGTATACACCGCGGTACCCATCATGCTCAAACAAGGATATGGACATATAGTTAACACCAGCTCTGCTGCTGGGATATATCCAAATTCCTTCCAGACACTATACGCCCTCACCAAGTACGGTGTAACCGGATTTACTGAAAGTTTGAGATTCGAGTATGCAGAGAAGGGTATTCATTTTTCAACCATCTGCCCTGGAAACATTGCCACACCCATCTTTAAAAAATCATTTGACGGAACTTTTCATGAACAAGCGGAGATCCCGGATGATGCAATTCGTGCAGACCAGGCAGCAGTATTTATTCTGGATCGTGTAGCAGAACACGAAGGAGTTATAATTATTCCTGAAGAACTTAGAAAGTTATGGCAGGCTTATGTCATTGGGGTGGCAGACGATATGTTTTTACAGATGGCACATGAGCGTAGAGAAGCATACGAGAAAAAAGGTACCTATTTCTAATAAATAGGAGGATAATATGTTTAAACTGGAAAAAGATTTCACATATTCAATGCCAGCCCATTTTGGGGGAGTTAAATTTGACCCAGATGCCAAACTAACCCAGAAGGCAACTACCCTATTAATCAGTTATGAAACTCAAGGGAAACTTCTGGAAAATTACATTCCGGGGGTATTTGAATTACTGGCTCCAGAGGTTCATGTGATTTTCAGTTCATTTAGAGAGATAAACTGGATGCTGGGCGGTCACTACAACCTCATCGATGTTTCAGTACCAGTAAGATTTAATGGAAAGAAGGACCAGATGGACGGAAAGTACTCACTGGTGGTGTGGGAGAATAACACCACACCCATCCTTGGAGGGCGAGAACAAACCGGGATCCCAAAAATCTACGCAGATATCCAGGACCTGCATATCTTAAAGCCCCATTACGCCACCACAGCAAGTTTAAATGGGAATACCTTCTTGAACATGAACTTCGAAGCCACTGGTGAGCTTACCATGGATGAATTTGAACAGGTAAAAGCACAGTCCTTAAATTCGGATGTCATTGGGTGGAGATATATTCCTAAAGTCGGTGCCCCAGGGGCAGAATTAAGTCAATTTATCTTGTATCCCCAGGGTATGGAGGTAAAAAAGGCACATGTGGGAAACGGCAGACTTAAGTGGACTGAGCTGGCTCCGATGCAGAATCCATCCCAGTTCCATATCATAAATAGCCTTGCCACCCTACCCATAAAGGGCATAACTGGTGCCATGTTGTCGGAAGGAATGGTTAATCTTCGAGCGTTTGGCGCCCGTATTATAGAATAATCTTGTGAGATATTAGTATGATAGATTTATAGTACTACCACGGTAAAACTTGTATCGTATCTGAAGGAAACTCCGGAATAGGCTATGCACTGTGTGAAAAACTCCTGAAAAGAGAAGTATTTATCTACAGGGCAGGGTGCAACCCAAAAACGGTTGAAAAAGGCCATCGAAGACACTGCAGATGAAGCAGTATCCTATAGTCTTGATAATGTTAGTGAACATAAGGGAGGGATAATAGTACTGAACAGCCCAATAGCGATATATATGGAGGATACATCCTGGGAAATCAGCAGGTGGAGAAATTCCTGTTAAAACATGCCCAAGACCATCAACTAAAATTTGAAAATGAAGGTCGTTTTATTTAGATTTTCTAAAATTTATTAACTCTCTGAAAATTCCAAAATTTTAATTAGAAAAAATATTGGTGTTTATTAAGTGAACTTACAATTGTTGGGAGTAAAAATTAGTAATATTGATGTAGGGGGATAATTTCGTGGAAAGTTTAGAAGTAGTGAAGTTACTGTTAAGGGATTGGAAGGGATCCTATAAGTGGTTGGGTTTTTCATTGTTTTTAGTGGTGATAAGTGTTTCAGGAACACTTTTAATACCTTACTTCAGTTCTTTTTTGATAAATGATGGTATAACAGCGGGAAACAGTGATGTCATAGTAAGGTATGGCATTTATATGCTTATTATGGCTGTTATCGTAGGTATCTGTGAATTTTTAAATATTGCAATCGCCGTTTCCTTTTCAGAGAGAACCTGTCATGGACTGCGAAGTGGATCATTTGCCCATATTCAATCGTTTTCCTTTGCAGGTTTGGACAAATACAGCTCCAGTGACCTTTTGGTTCGTCTAACTACAGATATCCAGAATATAAAGATCGGAGTACAGCAAACATTAATAAACGTGTTCAAATCTCCTTTAACCCTTATTGTGGCACTATTCTTCCTTTATATTACAGCTCCACAACTTATGTGGGTAGCTGCTATTTTAATTATTGTAGAATTTCTTTTACTGGTTGTATATCTGTGGTACTCCACTAAAGCCTACGATAAAAAGCAAGTTAAATATGATCGGCTTAATCAGGTTTTAAAGGAAAGTATGGCAGGTGTAAGAGTGGTGAAGGCTTTTGTAAGACAAGACCTTGAAAATAAGCGTTTCCAAGAAGCATCTGAAGACCTCCGTGGAGCTGCCTTAAAACCTCAATATTATTATGCATTCATCACACCCACTCTCATGATGATGGTTTACATGGGCACTGCCGGAATTTTGTATGTAGGAGGAACAGGATTGCTTCAAGGCACAGGTTTAACCCTCGGTGGTGTAACTGCCGCAATGACTTATCTCGTTATGGCATTAATTCCGATCCAGACTGTAGGGTACATGATACCCTTTGTTACCTCAGGTATATCTTCATTGAGACGTGTTTATGAAATAATAAATGAAGAAACTGATGTTTTAAATGCTCCAAACGTGAAACCAGTTGATGCTGGTAAGTTAAAGGGTGGTATACGCTTTGAAAACGTGAATTTTGCTTATCCAGTGAAAGATGAAAATCAGCCCACGGCTGCTTTAAAAAATATAAATCTAGATATCAAGCCGGGAGAAGTTGTTGGAATTTTAGGGGCGACCGGTTCAGGAAAATCAACACTAATAAATCTTATACCTCGTTTTTACGATGTTAATAATGGTAAAATTGAAATAGATGGAATCGATGTGC from Methanobacterium petrolearium includes:
- a CDS encoding DUF356 domain-containing protein, translated to MTLILVRAENQAKILNSLADIERHAELKINGKPRIIDSKIADKYVQRIIKDKLRSKSKIAALISVEDDATRSIVRIRKIHPPAHIMVISKEYPEWKDLKKIYSTLPLLKGYYSGKKSKNSPKKK
- a CDS encoding multiprotein bridging factor aMBF1, which codes for MRCEICGKKVIGKPVRTKIENSIMLTCNECSKFGKIQREPPRPQRGPGGRAPAGRRRSFRPREPTHEVIEDFQRVIREAREKKGWSREDLGEKIYEKVSVIHRLESGKMVPDLKLARKLEKTLKVTLLEKTEEAQLDDLSGSNMRKATIGDIARIKKG
- a CDS encoding proteasome-activating nucleotidase, with translation MEKTSQNILKKIEDLKKEIKILKEDNAKTKRNLMWKVRKLEKDKLLIENEKMRLDREVKSLRGEIERFRSPPLVIATVTEVLDEGKVVVKSSTGPHFVIGYSRFLDENTLEPGARVALNQQTFSIVSVLPSEKDPLVTGMEVEEKPEVSYGQIGGLEEQIVEIKETVELPLKKPELFVEIGIEPPKGVLLYGPPGTGKTLLAKAVAHETNATFIKIVASEFVKKYIGEGARLVRGVFELAKEKAPSIIFIDEIDAIAAKRLKSSTSGDREVQRTLMQLLAEMDGFEGRGDVGIVAATNRPDILDPALLRPGRFDRFIEVPIPNEDGRREILKIHTKNMNLDEDVDIDLVSSLSEGASGADLKAICTEAGMFAIREEKPIVGMNDFLDAVDKIIGMERDEEIRKEAGVMYG
- a CDS encoding SDR family NAD(P)-dependent oxidoreductase, giving the protein MNKSGYYEDKICIVTGGNSGIGYALCEELLKRGAVVYMAGRNPKKVEKAAKQLSKYSARVNTIIVDVTVPEQVQEAIEDTAAEAGRLDFLFNNAGIGGTMPFETATLDDLKKIVDVNLWSVIYGVYTAVPIMLKQGYGHIVNTSSAAGIYPNSFQTLYALTKYGVTGFTESLRFEYAEKGIHFSTICPGNIATPIFKKSFDGTFHEQAEIPDDAIRADQAAVFILDRVAEHEGVIIIPEELRKLWQAYVIGVADDMFLQMAHERREAYEKKGTYF
- a CDS encoding acetoacetate decarboxylase family protein is translated as MFKLEKDFTYSMPAHFGGVKFDPDAKLTQKATTLLISYETQGKLLENYIPGVFELLAPEVHVIFSSFREINWMLGGHYNLIDVSVPVRFNGKKDQMDGKYSLVVWENNTTPILGGREQTGIPKIYADIQDLHILKPHYATTASLNGNTFLNMNFEATGELTMDEFEQVKAQSLNSDVIGWRYIPKVGAPGAELSQFILYPQGMEVKKAHVGNGRLKWTELAPMQNPSQFHIINSLATLPIKGITGAMLSEGMVNLRAFGARIIE
- a CDS encoding ABC transporter ATP-binding protein gives rise to the protein MESLEVVKLLLRDWKGSYKWLGFSLFLVVISVSGTLLIPYFSSFLINDGITAGNSDVIVRYGIYMLIMAVIVGICEFLNIAIAVSFSERTCHGLRSGSFAHIQSFSFAGLDKYSSSDLLVRLTTDIQNIKIGVQQTLINVFKSPLTLIVALFFLYITAPQLMWVAAILIIVEFLLLVVYLWYSTKAYDKKQVKYDRLNQVLKESMAGVRVVKAFVRQDLENKRFQEASEDLRGAALKPQYYYAFITPTLMMMVYMGTAGILYVGGTGLLQGTGLTLGGVTAAMTYLVMALIPIQTVGYMIPFVTSGISSLRRVYEIINEETDVLNAPNVKPVDAGKLKGGIRFENVNFAYPVKDENQPTAALKNINLDIKPGEVVGILGATGSGKSTLINLIPRFYDVNNGKIEIDGIDVREMPIETLRYVAAVCLQGNDFFSGTIRDNLVSGVDVDTMLQAAKEFSVPITPENTFSEHIDSSYDAMVRAAKAADAHKFVSTMPQKYDTIIARSGADLSGGQRQRLSIARTLMLNPKILILDDSTSAVDVATEARIQDSIRDLMDGVTQIIVAQRISAVITADKIVLMDNGEIIAMGSHEELLESNKLYQEIYASQFGVEATKLGVVE